The following coding sequences are from one Tissierella sp. window:
- a CDS encoding molybdopterin cofactor-binding domain-containing protein: MKKIGKGIGVSFYGTGYGNGFPDVSRAIIRLLPEGKIGIYCGVTEVGQGAKTSMRQIAAEVLGLGVEDIELVHENTSLMPDSGTAAATRQTYNTGNAIKIACENMRTELFKKTKEALSLNSTAGLVLENGEIILGFFPQKRISFKELAEIYKGEKILEASGEFTAQTTQMDEETGQGAPYWPYTFNACAVEVEVDTNTGIVNLLRATFAQDAGRAVNPQLLEGQMDGGFAMGLGYALFEDLNIENGKMKNNKFSKYLIPTAMDMIDIKNIIVEDPESTAPYGAKGIGEPVMIPIAPAILNAIYDAIGVRIKELPVTPEKLMKAIRESA, translated from the coding sequence ATGAAGAAAATTGGTAAGGGTATAGGAGTTTCTTTCTATGGAACTGGTTATGGCAATGGTTTTCCAGATGTATCAAGAGCAATAATAAGGCTTCTTCCAGAAGGGAAAATAGGCATATATTGTGGAGTTACAGAGGTAGGGCAAGGTGCAAAAACATCAATGAGACAAATAGCTGCTGAAGTACTTGGTCTAGGAGTAGAAGATATAGAATTAGTACATGAAAATACATCATTAATGCCTGATTCTGGAACTGCAGCTGCAACTAGACAAACATATAATACTGGAAATGCTATAAAGATAGCATGTGAAAATATGAGAACTGAATTATTTAAAAAGACAAAGGAAGCCCTAAGTCTAAATTCTACAGCAGGGCTAGTTCTAGAAAATGGAGAAATAATATTAGGCTTTTTTCCACAAAAAAGAATTTCCTTTAAAGAATTAGCAGAGATATATAAGGGAGAAAAAATCCTTGAGGCTAGTGGCGAATTTACTGCTCAAACAACTCAAATGGATGAGGAAACAGGACAGGGTGCTCCTTATTGGCCTTATACATTCAATGCATGTGCAGTTGAAGTAGAAGTTGATACTAATACAGGTATAGTCAATCTACTAAGAGCTACCTTTGCACAAGATGCTGGTCGTGCGGTAAATCCACAATTGTTAGAAGGTCAAATGGATGGTGGATTTGCCATGGGACTTGGTTATGCCTTATTTGAAGACTTGAATATTGAAAATGGAAAAATGAAAAATAATAAATTTTCTAAATATCTCATACCTACAGCTATGGATATGATAGATATAAAGAATATTATAGTAGAAGATCCCGAATCAACTGCTCCTTATGGGGCAAAGGGCATAGGTGAGCCTGTGATGATACCCATAGCTCCTGCAATATTAAATGCAATCTATGATGCAATTGGTGTTAGAATCAAAGAACTTCCTGTAACACCAGAAAAGCTAATGAAGGCCATAAGGGAAAGTGCATAA
- the yqeC gene encoding selenium cofactor biosynthesis protein YqeC, producing MKNYEILDLDLEKRHLISFVGAGGKSTSMDILAKEFKDMGKKVLVTTTTVIFHQQHIDNDEFVLGELNYDLIPLKGSITLYGRSMDDGKIRGVSEDEVIEIYNRGIFDIILVEADGARMKPIKAPANHEPVVPNITTMTIGVIGLDAIGKPLDEEHVHRAEILGSVLNVDLPHYVDVNDIVKLASSEDGLFKRTSGRKVLFLNKADNIELLHLGEVIRRQLLEKGIRDVYVGERGKLC from the coding sequence ATGAAAAACTACGAGATTCTCGACCTAGATTTAGAAAAAAGACATTTAATTTCTTTCGTAGGAGCTGGTGGAAAAAGCACATCTATGGATATTCTAGCAAAAGAGTTTAAAGATATGGGTAAAAAAGTTTTAGTGACTACTACAACAGTAATATTTCATCAGCAACATATAGATAATGATGAGTTTGTTCTAGGGGAATTAAATTATGATCTAATTCCCTTAAAAGGCTCTATTACTTTATATGGCAGAAGTATGGATGATGGAAAGATACGAGGAGTTTCTGAAGATGAAGTAATAGAGATATACAATAGAGGAATTTTTGATATTATTTTAGTAGAAGCTGATGGAGCAAGGATGAAACCAATAAAAGCTCCAGCCAATCATGAGCCAGTGGTACCAAATATTACAACCATGACAATTGGGGTAATAGGTCTTGATGCCATAGGTAAGCCCTTGGATGAAGAACATGTACACAGGGCTGAAATACTAGGATCAGTTTTAAATGTGGATTTGCCACATTATGTTGATGTCAATGATATTGTGAAACTTGCCTCAAGTGAGGATGGGTTATTTAAGAGAACCTCTGGTAGGAAAGTACTATTTCTCAACAAGGCAGACAATATAGAGTTGCTTCACCTAGGAGAAGTAATCAGAAGACAATTGCTTGAAAAGGGAATTAGGGATGTATATGTAGGAGAGCGTGGCAAATTGTGCTAA
- a CDS encoding molybdopterin cofactor-binding domain-containing protein, with the protein MKLNVVGKSVVRVDAYSKVTGSALYPQDIYLDDMVYGKTLRSERPHAKINIDVTEAEEIQGVLKVFTYKDVPKENIHGVVLKDHEVFASEKVIRIGEPIAFIVAESEKVCDEAYNKVKIEYEDLPAVFDPVEAMKEDAPKVHGESNIIFNYKLRHGDIEEGKKKCKYIVENTYYSPMVEHAFLQPEAGLAYLEEDGTLVVAVATQYPHYDREEIAINLGIPEENIKVINTAVGGAFGAREDISPQIHLALAAYTLKRPIKVIYSREESFLTHSKRHSMTMKYKTGADEDGFLQYMEAEIIGDSGAHCSWAINVLRKAGVHATGPYVIPNVKVDTYAVYTNNPFTGAMRGFGATQVPIAHEQQMDILAEKLGMDPIEFRMKNIFRLGSTTATGQVLVDSVPLDKCIEEVNEHFNFSEEAKEGAI; encoded by the coding sequence ATGAAACTAAATGTAGTAGGAAAAAGTGTTGTCAGAGTCGATGCATATAGTAAAGTTACTGGTAGTGCCCTTTATCCTCAGGACATATATTTAGATGATATGGTTTATGGAAAGACCCTAAGATCAGAAAGACCTCATGCCAAGATTAACATAGATGTGACAGAAGCAGAAGAAATCCAAGGTGTATTAAAGGTTTTCACCTATAAAGATGTGCCAAAGGAAAATATCCATGGAGTAGTACTAAAAGATCATGAAGTATTTGCAAGTGAAAAGGTTATAAGAATTGGGGAACCCATAGCATTTATTGTAGCAGAAAGTGAGAAAGTTTGCGATGAAGCATACAATAAAGTCAAAATAGAATATGAAGATTTACCAGCTGTATTTGATCCAGTAGAAGCTATGAAAGAAGATGCACCCAAGGTTCATGGAGAGTCGAATATTATATTTAACTATAAATTAAGACATGGAGATATAGAAGAAGGCAAGAAAAAATGCAAGTATATAGTTGAAAACACATATTATTCACCTATGGTAGAGCATGCATTTTTACAGCCAGAAGCAGGTCTAGCATATCTTGAAGAAGATGGAACACTAGTAGTTGCAGTAGCCACTCAATATCCACATTATGATAGAGAAGAAATAGCTATTAACTTAGGGATACCGGAAGAAAATATCAAGGTAATCAATACAGCCGTAGGTGGAGCATTTGGAGCTAGAGAAGATATTTCGCCACAGATACATTTAGCATTGGCTGCCTATACATTAAAGAGACCAATCAAGGTTATATATTCAAGGGAAGAATCATTTTTAACCCATTCAAAGCGTCACTCAATGACTATGAAATATAAGACTGGGGCAGATGAAGATGGCTTCTTACAATATATGGAGGCAGAAATAATAGGGGACTCTGGAGCACATTGCTCATGGGCTATAAATGTACTGAGAAAAGCTGGTGTGCATGCTACTGGACCTTATGTCATACCAAATGTGAAAGTAGACACATATGCAGTATATACAAACAATCCATTTACTGGAGCAATGAGGGGATTCGGTGCAACTCAAGTACCTATAGCCCACGAACAACAAATGGATATATTAGCAGAAAAATTAGGTATGGACCCTATTGAATTTAGGATGAAGAATATATTCAGACTAGGTTCTACTACAGCTACAGGACAGGTATTAGTAGACAGTGTTCCTTTAGATAAATGTATAGAAGAAGTCAATGAGCATTTTAATTTCTCCGAAGAAGCAAAGGAGGGAGCAATATGA